A portion of the Bacillus thuringiensis genome contains these proteins:
- a CDS encoding TetR/AcrR family transcriptional regulator codes for MTDKALTKNVVLDAAEKELMKYGWSRTTLVSIAKSLDVSHAALYSYFRSKATLRDAILERWLLKYSDQLEQIVGKDGDTEIILQEWFVCLFQLKKKELLENEELFTLNSSLVQQKNKVIQKHEERLVGQLEKVINRGIERNEIKKQDSLFLAHTLFGLLASFYHPAFSERWKEERINEEFQKSWEIVACGIFQK; via the coding sequence ATGACAGATAAGGCGTTAACGAAAAATGTTGTTTTAGATGCAGCGGAAAAAGAGTTAATGAAATATGGATGGAGTAGGACGACACTTGTTAGTATTGCGAAGTCACTTGATGTTAGTCATGCGGCTTTATATTCTTACTTTCGGAGTAAGGCCACGCTACGCGATGCCATTTTAGAAAGGTGGCTGCTTAAGTACTCGGATCAGCTTGAGCAAATTGTGGGAAAAGATGGAGATACAGAAATCATATTACAAGAGTGGTTCGTTTGTTTATTTCAGCTTAAAAAGAAAGAGTTACTTGAAAACGAAGAGTTATTTACATTGAATAGTTCGTTAGTGCAGCAAAAGAATAAGGTGATTCAAAAGCATGAAGAAAGATTAGTTGGACAACTGGAGAAAGTGATAAATCGCGGGATAGAACGCAATGAGATTAAAAAACAGGATAGTTTATTTTTAGCACATACGTTATTTGGGTTACTTGCATCGTTTTATCACCCTGCTTTTTCTGAGAGATGGAAAGAAGAGAGGATCAACGAAGAGTTTCAAAAGTCATGGGAAATTGTTGCCTGTGGCATTTTTCAAAAGTAA
- a CDS encoding RapH N-terminal domain-containing protein — MNVQLQGNEQITKLFNDWYLTMLKQDVSQATNLKHEIEEKELNFEEDENLALYHSLLEFRHKVLTDSLSISKDSFDKIDSYVISSNHPLSYYYHFFKGIYATLTTDYNLASEHYEQAKLLLVNNTDNLEHAEFYYRMAIFHYHFYQPIESIEYATKAKEIFDKQTGFEVKVGLCKNTLGASFVYLKQYEQAEEQYNSAIHLLQKSDEKELILSVRNNLGWLYASQNLSTLAIRHLSEVTEKKPTHFKALFLQAREHSKLDETSIAEGLIQKGLKICTELNNEEYIYHFKILNELNNNVGSEELETIILKGITFFDKELLYNYTQEYSEKLAVKFYSENNHIKASEYFHKALQAKEKTFEKGALK; from the coding sequence ATGAACGTTCAACTACAAGGTAATGAACAAATTACAAAATTATTTAATGACTGGTATTTAACTATGTTAAAACAAGATGTGTCCCAAGCGACAAACTTAAAGCATGAAATTGAGGAAAAGGAACTAAACTTTGAAGAAGATGAAAACTTAGCATTATATCATTCCTTACTAGAGTTTCGACATAAAGTTTTGACAGATAGTTTAAGTATTTCAAAAGATAGCTTTGATAAAATAGATTCTTACGTAATCTCATCCAATCATCCACTGTCTTACTACTATCATTTCTTTAAAGGCATTTATGCAACTTTAACCACAGACTATAACTTAGCTAGCGAACATTATGAACAGGCTAAGTTATTATTAGTAAATAACACTGATAATCTAGAGCATGCTGAATTTTATTATCGAATGGCGATTTTCCATTATCACTTTTACCAACCAATTGAATCTATTGAATATGCAACTAAGGCTAAAGAGATTTTCGATAAACAAACTGGCTTTGAAGTTAAAGTTGGATTATGTAAAAATACATTAGGTGCCTCATTTGTATATTTAAAACAATATGAACAAGCGGAAGAGCAATATAATTCAGCAATACACCTTTTACAAAAATCTGATGAAAAAGAATTAATTTTAAGTGTACGTAATAATTTGGGTTGGTTGTATGCCAGTCAAAACCTCTCCACACTCGCAATCCGTCACCTATCAGAAGTGACCGAAAAGAAACCAACACATTTCAAGGCTCTCTTCTTGCAAGCAAGAGAACACTCTAAACTAGATGAAACAAGTATCGCTGAAGGATTAATCCAAAAAGGGTTAAAAATTTGTACGGAATTAAATAATGAAGAATATATATATCATTTTAAAATTCTAAACGAACTAAATAATAATGTTGGTTCTGAAGAATTAGAAACAATTATCCTTAAAGGAATTACGTTTTTCGACAAAGAATTATTATATAACTACACTCAAGAATACTCAGAAAAATTAGCCGTTAAATTTTATAGTGAAAATAACCACATTAAGGCAAGTGAATATTTTCATAAAGCGTTACAAGCAAAAGAAAAAACGTTTGAGAAAGGGGCATTGAAATGA
- a CDS encoding ArsR/SmtB family transcription factor — MIEMNKQEQLNIIKKNFIDSQKVLLAIGDETRQAILLVLMETECQTGLRVGEITKQTHLSRPAVSHHLKILREAGIILMRKEGTKNFYYIDIRTKLGLLKNLVLDIEKLLQNFY, encoded by the coding sequence GTGATTGAAATGAATAAACAAGAACAATTAAATATTATAAAAAAAAATTTTATTGATTCTCAAAAAGTATTATTGGCAATTGGTGATGAAACGCGTCAAGCTATTTTATTAGTACTAATGGAAACGGAATGTCAAACAGGCTTACGTGTAGGAGAAATCACGAAGCAAACACACCTTTCCCGTCCAGCAGTATCACATCACCTTAAGATTTTACGAGAAGCTGGCATTATTTTAATGAGAAAAGAAGGTACAAAGAATTTTTATTATATTGATATACGCACAAAATTAGGTTTATTAAAAAATCTTGTATTAGATATTGAGAAGCTATTGCAAAACTTTTATTAA
- a CDS encoding IS3 family transposase (programmed frameshift) gives MKTRVHYPEEIKWKVIEMKKDGYSNRTIMEKFGIKNVSQIKTWMKWYRTGQTYRFQQPVGKQYSYGKGPKELNELEQLRLENKPVKNKITDMGKVSGNRKELNLETVVTLWTDFKTKLTVKELCNVLELPRSTFYRWLQRTVDLRDEIEEKIKDVCLRHKLRYGYRRVTATLRKMGLCVNHKKVLRIMRQNQILSKVRRKKKKYISGAEPVIAPHRLERQFDASAPNEKWFTDVTYLLFGERTLYLSTIMDAFNREIISYVISESQALPLAMKTLKQAMRGRKVKDVLLHSDQGSIYTAKEFQAYAKENGIITSMSRRGNCHDNAVMESFFGHLKSEAFYSQEITKVSNTTVRKIVLEYIHYYNCVRIQEKLNHLSPKEFREQVV, from the exons TTGAAGACAAGAGTTCATTACCCAGAAGAAATAAAGTGGAAAGTGATTGAAATGAAAAAGGATGGATATTCCAATCGGACCATTATGGAGAAGTTTGGAATTAAAAATGTTTCCCAAATTAAGACATGGATGAAGTGGTATCGTACCGGTCAAACGTACCGTTTTCAACAACCTGTAGGAAAGCAATATTCTTATGGAAAAGGGCCAAAAGAGTTAAATGAATTGGAACAGCTACGGTTAGAAAATAAAC CAGTTAAAAACAAAATTACTGATATGGGGAAAGTATCCGGAAATCGAAAGGAGTTGAACCTGGAAACTGTAGTTACTTTATGGACCGATTTCAAAACAAAACTAACGGTAAAAGAATTGTGTAATGTATTAGAATTACCCCGGTCTACATTTTATCGTTGGTTACAACGAACAGTGGACCTAAGAGATGAGATAGAAGAGAAAATAAAGGATGTTTGTCTTCGGCATAAATTACGATATGGATATCGAAGAGTGACCGCAACTCTTCGGAAAATGGGACTGTGTGTGAATCATAAAAAAGTATTACGAATCATGAGACAAAATCAGATTCTCTCAAAAGTTCGTCGAAAGAAAAAGAAATATATCAGTGGTGCGGAGCCAGTAATAGCCCCTCATCGATTGGAACGCCAATTCGATGCATCCGCACCAAATGAAAAGTGGTTTACGGATGTGACGTATCTATTATTTGGAGAGCGTACCTTGTATTTATCAACGATTATGGATGCCTTTAATCGTGAAATTATTAGTTATGTCATCAGCGAGTCCCAAGCACTGCCATTAGCAATGAAGACATTAAAACAAGCAATGAGAGGGCGAAAAGTAAAAGATGTCCTTCTTCACTCAGATCAAGGAAGTATTTATACAGCGAAGGAATTTCAAGCATATGCCAAAGAAAATGGCATTATCACCAGCATGTCCCGGAGAGGAAATTGCCATGATAATGCCGTCATGGAAAGCTTCTTTGGTCATTTGAAAAGTGAAGCCTTCTATTCACAAGAGATAACAAAAGTATCCAACACAACTGTGCGAAAGATTGTGCTAGAATACATTCATTACTACAATTGTGTGCGAATTCAAGAAAAATTAAACCACCTATCCCCTAAAGAATTTAGGGAACAAGTGGTTTAG
- a CDS encoding protein adenylyltransferase SelO codes for MTKNNETGWNLDNSYMTLPQSFYTEIPPTPVSSPELVKLNHSLAISLGLTPEELKKEAEIAIFAGNGLPEGAHPLAQAYAGHQFGHFNMLGDGRALLIGEQITPSGERFDIQLKGSGPTPYSRRGDGRAALGPMLREYIISEAMYALDIPTTRSLAVVTTGEPTYRETKLPGAILTRVASSHIRVGTFQYAAARGSIEDLKSLADYTIKRHYPESESHENRYTALLQEVIKKQASLIAKWQLVGFIHGVMNTDNITISGETIDYGPCAFMDNYDQGTVFSSIDTQGRYAYGNQPYMAAWDLARLAESLIPILHEDEEEALKIAQDEISKFSVQYENNWFLGMKKKLGLFSNEEQDQSLIEQLLKMMEKYKADYTNTFRSLTLDAIENTALFESPEFKEWYKLWQSRLERQEESKENAYEMMKNNNPSIIPRNHRVEEALEAAVTNEDYSVMEQLLEALSNPYAYSTDQEEYCIPPAPTNRPYRTFCGT; via the coding sequence ATGACTAAAAATAATGAAACAGGTTGGAATTTAGATAATAGTTATATGACTTTACCACAATCATTTTATACAGAAATCCCCCCTACTCCCGTAAGTTCACCTGAGTTAGTTAAACTAAACCATTCATTAGCGATATCTCTTGGCTTGACCCCTGAAGAACTGAAAAAGGAAGCTGAAATTGCCATTTTCGCTGGTAATGGACTCCCAGAAGGAGCTCATCCATTAGCTCAAGCATATGCTGGTCATCAATTCGGACATTTTAATATGTTAGGCGACGGTCGTGCTCTTTTAATTGGCGAACAAATTACTCCTTCAGGTGAGCGTTTCGATATTCAACTGAAAGGTTCTGGCCCTACTCCCTATTCACGCCGAGGAGATGGCCGTGCTGCACTCGGTCCGATGCTACGTGAATATATTATTAGTGAGGCAATGTATGCACTTGATATTCCGACTACTCGTAGTTTGGCTGTTGTCACAACTGGTGAACCTACATATCGTGAAACAAAGTTACCTGGAGCAATTTTAACTAGAGTAGCTAGTAGTCATATACGGGTCGGTACATTTCAATATGCTGCAGCTCGTGGTTCAATAGAGGACCTTAAATCGCTAGCTGACTATACGATAAAAAGACATTACCCAGAAAGTGAATCCCATGAAAACCGATATACTGCATTACTACAAGAAGTCATTAAAAAACAAGCAAGTCTTATCGCAAAATGGCAACTTGTTGGATTTATTCACGGCGTAATGAACACTGACAATATAACGATCAGTGGCGAAACAATTGATTACGGTCCTTGTGCATTTATGGACAATTACGACCAAGGAACCGTATTTAGCTCTATTGACACACAAGGCCGTTATGCATATGGAAATCAACCATATATGGCCGCATGGGACCTCGCCCGATTAGCAGAATCTTTAATACCAATTCTGCACGAAGATGAAGAAGAAGCACTAAAAATCGCTCAAGACGAAATTTCGAAATTTAGCGTACAGTATGAAAACAATTGGTTCCTTGGAATGAAAAAGAAATTAGGACTATTTAGCAACGAAGAACAAGATCAATCACTTATTGAGCAACTTTTAAAAATGATGGAGAAATATAAAGCGGATTATACAAATACATTCCGTTCATTAACTCTTGATGCTATCGAAAATACAGCTCTATTTGAAAGTCCTGAATTTAAAGAATGGTACAAACTGTGGCAATCTCGATTAGAAAGACAAGAAGAATCGAAAGAAAACGCCTACGAGATGATGAAAAATAATAACCCATCAATCATCCCAAGGAACCACCGTGTAGAAGAAGCACTAGAAGCAGCTGTTACAAATGAAGACTATAGCGTAATGGAGCAACTTCTTGAAGCTTTATCAAACCCTTATGCGTATTCTACAGATCAAGAAGAATACTGCATTCCGCCTGCACCGACGAATCGCCCTTATCGTACTTTTTGTGGCACTTGA
- a CDS encoding DUF4260 domain-containing protein, whose amino-acid sequence MQKRIVHFEGMVVFIATIYMYSIYEFSWIIFFVFLLAPDLSMLAYGINNHVGAKIYNVCHTYIISILIVLIGVYFKMDIVIMIGLIWTAHIGMDRMFGYGLKYETDFKDTHIQRL is encoded by the coding sequence ATGCAAAAACGTATTGTACATTTTGAAGGAATGGTTGTATTTATAGCCACGATTTATATGTATTCGATATATGAGTTTAGTTGGATTATATTTTTTGTATTCCTTTTAGCGCCGGATCTATCAATGTTAGCATATGGGATTAATAATCACGTTGGTGCGAAAATATATAATGTATGTCACACATATATCATATCCATATTAATTGTTCTAATAGGTGTCTATTTTAAGATGGATATCGTTATAATGATTGGCTTAATATGGACAGCACATATTGGAATGGATCGAATGTTTGGATATGGATTGAAATATGAGACGGATTTTAAGGATACTCATATTCAACGGTTATAA
- a CDS encoding bile acid:sodium symporter family protein, protein MKVLEAISNIAGKYFAFWVICMAAIAYFTPTPFLGLTSYITILLGIVMFGMGLTLKAVDFKIIATKPLPVIIGVCAQFIIMPLVAYVLAYVMDLPAELAAGLVLLGSVPGGTASNVMVYLAKGNLALSIAMTSVSTLLAPIATPLILLLLAGQWMPVNAMSMFLSIVQVIIVPIILGLVVKKFFPHIVNKGMTVIPLISVVAIIIIVSAVVSANVSSITSSGLLIFIAVMLHNAFGFLLGYITAFVLGLDEGTRRAISIEVGMQNSGLGVALATAHFGPAAALPSVLAAVWHNIAGPILATIWSKNKKNTFSDENVSINIEK, encoded by the coding sequence ATGAAAGTACTAGAAGCGATAAGTAATATAGCTGGAAAGTATTTTGCATTTTGGGTTATTTGTATGGCAGCTATTGCATATTTCACTCCCACGCCATTTCTCGGGTTAACTAGTTACATAACGATTTTACTTGGGATTGTAATGTTTGGGATGGGATTAACATTGAAGGCTGTTGATTTCAAAATCATCGCTACAAAACCATTGCCAGTTATTATCGGTGTATGTGCTCAGTTTATTATTATGCCACTTGTCGCATACGTACTAGCCTACGTTATGGACCTGCCAGCGGAATTAGCAGCTGGATTAGTGTTGCTCGGTTCAGTACCGGGTGGCACTGCATCAAATGTTATGGTTTATTTAGCAAAAGGGAACTTAGCGTTGTCTATTGCAATGACTTCAGTATCAACGTTACTAGCACCAATTGCTACACCGCTCATTCTACTATTACTTGCGGGGCAATGGATGCCAGTAAATGCTATGTCCATGTTTCTTTCTATCGTACAAGTCATTATTGTGCCTATTATTTTAGGACTAGTAGTGAAAAAGTTTTTCCCTCATATCGTTAATAAAGGAATGACTGTTATTCCTTTAATATCAGTTGTAGCAATTATCATAATTGTTTCTGCAGTTGTTTCAGCGAATGTAAGTAGCATTACTTCTTCAGGACTTCTTATCTTTATTGCGGTGATGCTCCATAATGCTTTCGGTTTTTTGCTCGGATATATAACTGCGTTCGTACTTGGACTAGACGAAGGGACAAGAAGGGCTATTTCAATAGAAGTAGGAATGCAAAATTCTGGCTTAGGTGTTGCACTGGCGACAGCGCATTTTGGACCTGCTGCTGCACTCCCAAGTGTATTAGCGGCAGTATGGCATAACATTGCAGGGCCAATATTAGCAACCATCTGGTCAAAAAATAAAAAGAATACTTTCAGCGATGAAAATGTATCAATAAATATAGAAAAATAG
- the helD gene encoding RNA polymerase recycling motor HelD yields MSHYKEEQQRVNVVIEKVDEELKELDVRVGSVKSEIVSIGKNFWEDVKVNIDNIKEAVETAASIRQEAEVLAEREHTHRHTKNEYNLLTKIKETPYFGRIDFKEDAEADTDEMYIGIGSFYDKESDEFLVYDWRAPISSLYYDYTLGRAQYKAPIGTISGDLLLKRQYMIRNGTIQSMFDTGVTIGDELLQEVLGRNASEQMKSIVATIQREQNQIIRNDKSDVLIVQGTAGSGKTSAALQRVAYLLYRYRGIVHADQILLFSPNELFNSYIANVLPELGEENMQQTTFQSYVEHMIGKSFTVEDSFAQLEYVLTKKHESTYETRVKGIRYKSSVEFMGLLEKYARSLSEKGLHFHDVTCRGEVLIEAKSICEYFYSLDISIAIPNRMQLTMEWILQKLHEFEKIEAKKDWVEREIQYLNKEDYNRLYEKLEKDNQFDYYEKEHELLTKYVVKKHFRSLRRKVKKYAFINHTAIFEQLFESIQKDLFVPNCWEDICKQTVKRLKNKQLANEDAMPYLFLKELLEGFKTNHLVKFVFVDEMQDYTPFQLVFLKRLFPKVRWTLLGDCNQNIFSHDLNRENNIVSTLFADRKVEIVQLNRSYRSTKPIIEFTKCMISNGNDIEAFNRDGKKPVYIQVSDERERVENMVLKVKELKEKEHKTIAIICKTNEECMKVIWLIGDTLHAHLMQQENTTYEKGVVVIPAYLAKGIEFDAVIIFDASKSSYYRESERNLFYTACTRAMHELYVYYAGELTEFLTHVPEKLYIREKC; encoded by the coding sequence ATGAGTCATTATAAAGAAGAGCAACAACGTGTCAATGTAGTCATTGAAAAAGTAGATGAAGAACTGAAAGAGCTTGATGTCCGAGTTGGATCGGTGAAGTCTGAAATTGTTAGTATTGGAAAAAACTTTTGGGAAGATGTAAAAGTAAATATAGATAATATTAAAGAAGCGGTTGAAACGGCGGCGAGTATTAGGCAAGAGGCAGAAGTTCTTGCTGAAAGAGAACATACACATCGTCATACGAAAAATGAATATAACCTTTTAACGAAAATAAAAGAAACGCCGTATTTTGGGCGGATTGATTTTAAAGAAGATGCTGAAGCGGATACCGATGAAATGTATATTGGTATCGGCTCTTTTTATGATAAAGAAAGTGATGAGTTTTTAGTATATGATTGGCGGGCACCTATTTCGAGTCTTTATTATGATTACACTTTAGGAAGGGCACAGTATAAAGCGCCTATTGGTACGATTTCAGGCGATTTGCTTCTAAAACGTCAATACATGATTCGAAACGGAACGATTCAAAGTATGTTTGATACAGGTGTGACGATAGGTGATGAATTATTACAAGAAGTACTTGGACGCAATGCAAGTGAACAAATGAAAAGTATTGTAGCGACAATACAAAGGGAACAAAATCAAATTATTCGAAATGATAAAAGTGATGTGTTAATTGTGCAAGGGACTGCTGGGAGTGGGAAAACTTCAGCAGCACTGCAGCGTGTTGCTTATTTATTGTATCGTTACCGCGGGATAGTTCATGCGGATCAAATTTTACTGTTTTCTCCGAATGAGTTGTTCAATAGTTATATCGCGAATGTTTTACCAGAGCTTGGGGAAGAGAATATGCAACAAACGACTTTCCAATCGTATGTGGAACATATGATTGGAAAAAGCTTTACTGTAGAAGATTCATTCGCGCAGTTAGAATACGTTTTAACGAAAAAGCATGAAAGTACGTATGAAACTAGAGTGAAAGGAATTCGGTATAAATCCTCAGTTGAATTTATGGGACTACTTGAGAAATACGCGAGAAGCTTAAGTGAAAAAGGTTTACACTTTCATGATGTTACATGTAGAGGTGAAGTGCTCATAGAGGCAAAATCCATATGTGAATATTTTTATAGTTTAGATATTTCTATTGCTATACCGAATCGAATGCAACTTACAATGGAATGGATTCTTCAGAAGTTACATGAATTTGAAAAGATAGAAGCGAAAAAAGATTGGGTGGAACGAGAAATTCAGTATTTAAATAAAGAAGATTACAATCGCTTATATGAAAAATTAGAGAAAGATAATCAATTTGATTATTATGAGAAGGAACATGAGCTATTAACGAAATATGTAGTGAAGAAACATTTTCGTTCGTTACGTAGAAAGGTGAAAAAATATGCTTTTATAAATCATACTGCGATTTTTGAGCAGTTATTTGAAAGCATTCAGAAAGATCTTTTCGTACCAAATTGTTGGGAAGATATATGTAAGCAAACGGTGAAGCGTTTGAAGAACAAACAACTAGCAAATGAAGATGCTATGCCGTATTTGTTTTTAAAAGAATTACTGGAAGGGTTTAAAACGAATCATCTTGTGAAGTTTGTATTCGTTGATGAAATGCAAGATTATACACCTTTTCAATTAGTATTTTTAAAACGACTATTTCCGAAGGTGAGATGGACGTTACTTGGTGATTGTAATCAAAATATTTTCTCTCATGATCTTAATAGAGAGAACAATATCGTCTCCACATTATTTGCAGATCGTAAGGTAGAAATAGTCCAGCTTAACCGTAGTTATCGATCGACAAAACCGATAATTGAATTTACAAAGTGTATGATTTCAAATGGAAATGATATTGAAGCTTTTAACAGGGATGGTAAGAAGCCCGTTTATATACAAGTAAGTGATGAACGAGAGCGTGTAGAGAATATGGTGCTTAAGGTGAAAGAGTTAAAAGAAAAAGAACATAAAACAATTGCAATCATTTGTAAAACAAATGAAGAATGTATGAAAGTGATATGGCTAATAGGGGATACATTACATGCCCATCTTATGCAACAAGAGAATACAACTTATGAGAAAGGCGTTGTTGTTATTCCAGCTTATTTGGCGAAAGGGATAGAGTTTGATGCTGTTATTATATTTGATGCTTCTAAATCCAGCTACTATAGAGAGTCTGAACGCAATTTGTTTTACACAGCATGTACGAGGGCTATGCATGAATTATATGTATATTATGCTGGAGAACTAACGGAATTCCTGACGCATGTTCCAGAAAAATTATATATAAGGGAGAAATGTTAG
- a CDS encoding FMN-binding negative transcriptional regulator — MYIPKYFAIQDEEMKYEIMEQNSFATLFSQHNGEPYATHLPLLLNRETLTLHGHFARPNEQWKDIGTQQVLAIFQGPHSYISPSWYETNNAVPTWNYVAVHVYGELEIVEDEKTLVDSLQDLVNKYEDPESTYSLNDVDPNYMGGLSKGIVGFKIKINKIEGKAKLSQNHSVERRNLVVEKLEKVGSEGSKRIAELMRK, encoded by the coding sequence ATGTACATACCAAAATACTTTGCAATACAAGATGAAGAGATGAAGTACGAAATAATGGAACAAAATAGCTTTGCGACATTATTTTCTCAACATAACGGAGAACCATATGCAACGCACTTGCCGTTGTTGCTAAATAGGGAAACTCTTACTTTACATGGTCACTTCGCACGACCGAATGAACAGTGGAAAGATATTGGGACTCAGCAAGTACTAGCTATATTTCAAGGACCACATAGTTATATCTCTCCGTCATGGTATGAAACAAACAATGCAGTACCAACATGGAATTACGTTGCAGTGCATGTATATGGTGAATTAGAAATTGTTGAAGATGAGAAGACATTAGTAGATTCTCTTCAAGATTTAGTAAATAAATATGAAGATCCAGAGAGCACCTACTCACTTAATGATGTAGATCCAAATTATATGGGAGGATTAAGTAAGGGAATAGTTGGATTCAAAATAAAGATAAATAAAATAGAAGGAAAAGCGAAGTTAAGTCAAAATCATTCTGTAGAGAGACGAAATTTAGTTGTGGAGAAACTTGAGAAAGTTGGTAGTGAGGGGAGTAAGAGGATTGCGGAGTTGATGAGAAAATAA
- a CDS encoding GrpB family protein, with protein sequence MKQRIAIEEYNVKWESEFNKIYTLINNVMEDSIVSIEHVGSTSVKGLVSKPILDIDIVIEEYEIFHEVVKKLEKIGYYHQLEWSFKGREAFGRKDTFVPWNEGNTVWMEHHLYVCDKNSEELRRHIVFRDYLREHTEVANEYGNLKEELARESKNRSSYIEGKTVFITNILEKIN encoded by the coding sequence TTGAAGCAGAGAATTGCTATCGAAGAATATAATGTCAAATGGGAAAGTGAATTTAATAAAATATACACTCTTATTAACAATGTAATGGAAGACAGCATTGTATCTATTGAACATGTTGGGAGTACATCTGTTAAAGGGCTTGTATCAAAACCAATACTAGATATCGATATTGTAATAGAAGAGTACGAAATTTTTCATGAGGTAGTAAAAAAACTTGAGAAGATAGGGTACTATCATCAGTTAGAATGGAGCTTTAAAGGAAGAGAGGCGTTTGGAAGAAAGGATACGTTCGTTCCATGGAACGAGGGAAATACAGTTTGGATGGAACATCATTTATATGTGTGTGATAAAAATAGTGAAGAGTTGAGAAGGCATATAGTGTTTCGAGATTACCTTCGTGAACATACTGAAGTAGCTAATGAGTATGGAAACTTGAAGGAAGAGTTAGCAAGAGAGTCGAAAAATCGATCTAGTTATATTGAGGGTAAGACCGTATTTATTACAAATATATTAGAAAAAATAAACTAA
- a CDS encoding Phr family secreted Rap phosphatase inhibitor translates to MIKKISSVFLGLSVFGILATGIHSSFTYQAGHADLPAPQRPDLVQSVDVSKDYNSTTTEKAL, encoded by the coding sequence ATGATTAAAAAAATTAGCTCTGTTTTTTTAGGACTATCTGTTTTCGGTATTTTGGCTACTGGTATTCATAGTTCATTTACATACCAAGCGGGTCATGCTGATCTTCCTGCACCACAAAGACCTGACCTTGTTCAATCCGTTGACGTAAGTAAAGACTACAACTCAACAACAACTGAAAAAGCACTTTAA
- a CDS encoding NADP-dependent oxidoreductase, with product MKAMIIDKYGKVPMRMAEVPTPEINEYEVLAEIHAASINPIDFKIRDGKVKMLLKYEMPLILGNDFSGVIVKVGAKVTNFKVGDEIYARPRKNKIGTFAEYIAIHEDDIALKPKNLNFEEAASIPLVGLTSYQALHDIMQLQKGQKILIHAGSGGVGTFAIQLAKIMGAIVTTTASEAGANLVTSLGADEIINYKTEKFEDILKNYDAVFDTIGGVTLEKSFNIIKSGGNIVSVSGMPNARFGKEFGSGFFKTLLFSLASKKLTALEKKHNAQYSFLFMKPSGDQLRTIANYIEAGQIKPVIDRVFPFEDAQKAMEYSESGRAKGKIIVKIK from the coding sequence ATGAAAGCAATGATAATTGATAAGTACGGAAAAGTCCCAATGCGTATGGCAGAGGTACCTACTCCTGAAATTAATGAGTATGAAGTGCTCGCAGAAATTCATGCAGCTAGTATTAATCCAATTGATTTTAAAATACGCGATGGAAAAGTGAAGATGTTGCTTAAATATGAGATGCCCCTAATCCTTGGTAATGACTTTTCCGGTGTCATCGTAAAGGTTGGGGCAAAAGTGACTAACTTTAAAGTCGGTGATGAAATATATGCACGCCCAAGAAAAAATAAGATTGGTACTTTCGCGGAGTATATAGCCATTCATGAAGATGATATAGCTTTAAAACCGAAAAATTTAAATTTTGAGGAAGCTGCTTCGATTCCACTCGTTGGCTTAACATCATATCAAGCATTACATGACATCATGCAATTACAAAAAGGACAAAAGATTTTAATTCACGCTGGATCCGGTGGTGTTGGTACTTTCGCTATTCAGTTAGCAAAAATAATGGGTGCCATTGTTACAACGACTGCTAGTGAAGCTGGTGCGAATTTAGTAACGTCTCTTGGCGCAGATGAAATTATTAATTACAAAACAGAGAAATTTGAAGATATACTAAAAAATTATGATGCGGTATTTGATACAATCGGAGGTGTAACACTTGAAAAATCATTCAATATTATAAAAAGCGGAGGAAACATTGTTTCCGTTTCAGGCATGCCGAATGCTCGCTTCGGTAAAGAATTTGGTTCAGGATTCTTTAAAACTCTCTTATTTTCATTAGCCAGCAAAAAACTTACTGCACTTGAAAAAAAGCATAATGCTCAATATTCATTTTTATTTATGAAGCCAAGCGGGGATCAATTACGTACTATTGCAAACTATATTGAAGCTGGACAAATCAAACCTGTAATCGATCGAGTTTTTCCTTTTGAAGATGCGCAAAAAGCAATGGAATATTCAGAGTCTGGAAGAGCAAAAGGGAAAATAATTGTAAAAATAAAATAA